The Coffea arabica cultivar ET-39 chromosome 10e, Coffea Arabica ET-39 HiFi, whole genome shotgun sequence region ATGGTGCTTCAGCTGGACCCTGAAAGTATCCATTGCCAAAAGGATTTGTTGCAGTACCGGCCATGAGACTACCCAAATTGATCACCATTCCATCCATGCCCACATCATTATTCGGTGCAACCAATGGTGGATTTTGTGGCCCGTATGTGGGTTGATGGAACGGCCAAGCGCAGTATCCTGGGCACTGAGTTTCTGAATTCCCAACCCAGATGTATGCAAATTTGTAAGTTTTCCCCTGAATTGCAGCCCCCTTGGACGATCCGTGCGACCCGCAAGTATTCTGGCAAAACCCATCCACGATAACGTCAGCTGCAGTCAAAACAACGTTGATGGCATTTCTCTGTTCACCCTTGGATGCCAACTCCACGATTTGTTTCCTGGTGAGTGATTTCCCCAGGGAGTAATTCTCGTCCAAGATTTGTTTGCCTAAATAGAGGGATAGCGAAGAGGGCTTTTTGGAATTCGCGAGGTGGTAGTATTTTTCAGTGGTTTTCCACCAGGATGCCACGGACGGCTGGGTTTGAGGCGGGGCGGAGGATGAAGAAAGTGAGGTTATGAAATCAGCTATGATAGCCCTTTGGGATGGCTTGAATTTGCCATACCATATTAAGTTGACAGAAATCCTTCCACTGAGAAGTGCACCTTTGTGGTAATGCAGGAGCTGGAATTGATTGTCTTGGCCCAATGTTCTgccaatgattcttgaaccaaaaCATGAACTGAAGAGAGAAATCAGAACAAAGAGCTTTAGGATGCGGAGGGATGAAGCAAAAGAGGCCATTTTTCTAGCTTAATTTTTGTAGATGTCAGCACTTGCTTCTGCTAGGAAGGAAAGAATAATGAGAACTGAGAAGAGCtgtttggatggatggatggatggatggatgaaTTGTTGTGGACTTGAGAAGTGGGTATTTATAgtaagggaaagggggttccaTTTGGACCAGCATTAAAGAAATCCAAAAATTTCAAACATGCAATTATACGACATTGTGCATGGTCATGTTCAAACCTAGTTAGGTTTAATAAATATTTTGCGTGTTTGTGAGGAGAATCTGTAATAGTAGAAAAGGGCATTTGGTTCAGGAAAAAGGGTAAAGAAGAGAGAGGTCCAACGGCTACCTCAAACGCGTTCAGGACTTTCATTGCTTTTGATTTCCAATTTTAAGCTACAGTCTACAGAACAGAACAGAGGGGATTACAGCTTTGGTCCAGTCCTCCAGACTTACAAAAGTTGGACTACTAAATCAATTGTGGGGATGGGGGGTTTGTAAATTTACTATAAAGACCATAGGATAGGACAGGCGGGAAATGATGAATTGAATGGGACGGATCGTGAATGGTAGGAATTTTTTTGGAAAGGTAGGGGTGTTTTTGGAAAATGGAGCGGAGTTTACAGGCTGGATGGGGGAAATGGCCAGCGGAGTAGTGTTTTGGGGAAGCGTAAGAGGGACAGTACAGTTGGCGGGTCAGCGACGGTGGGAGGTGGCAGTATTGAGATGTGTGAGGCGGAAGGTATCCTAGGAGCGTGAAGGGGACGCTCCAGCTTGGATATTACTCATCGCCCAAATTACTCGTGAATTTAAGATTCACCAGCTGGATCAAGCTCTCACGTGACAACTGTCTTGCGCTTCTCTCCGCCGCGCCCGGGCAATCAATCTATTCTAAGGGCGTGTATAAACTATAAACCAATTCGGAGAGTAGGTATAAATAAAGCAAAGTGAAGGGGTATACAAAGTACTAAAATAAGtgtttgaatatcaaaattatttcaaataatatttcgcttgcatcacaaacacattttctaacctatctttttatatttcaaatcacctttttatctcacatacatcatatcacaaaaagtgctatagtaattattccaaataatatttcaaataatacactatccaaacaaaccactGTAATAGTAATAGAATATTCCTCAAGTGCCACGAGGCCTTTGGCCTGATGGTCACCACCAACTTGGTGGTGTAGAAGGTCAAAGGTTCAATCAAAACTCGGTGCCTTCCACTAAAATTTGTCATAATATGTGTGATGGtcttaattgatttttttcGATGAAGTTTGTATTCATATCAAGTCCCCCTCCCCCTACCCCTCCAAACTCGATGCCTTCCACTAAAATTTGTCATAATACGTGAcgattttaattgatttttttcgATGGAGTCTGTATTCATATCGATCCCCCTCACTTTTCCCCTCCTCCTAGATTAGGCTAGATTAGCTTAGATTAGATTATAGGAATTCTATCATTTGCCCTTTTCGGTATGTGGTGTTAATTTGAATTATCCTTTCGAGTATATGGCATTtaatttgaattaaaatataGTATTTTGAATTTCTGTAATTTCCTTTCATTGTTTATTTGGGAATGTGGCAGTGGGTTTATGCTTATTGTGCATTACATTTTACGCATAACTAACTTTGTCATTAACGTGGAAGTCATTAAAATGGAAGTTGAtgagttttagaaaatttttgaagtagATCCTTTAACAATAAATATTTCCTCCCAAGATTTTCTAAACTTAAAAGACACCTCCCTGCTAAATTGCTGATGGGGTGTTATGAGCAAGAGGTCAATATATAACTAACTCACTTTTTCACTTTACTCCGCAGATGATTGAACATTTGTCATCCAATTGTTTGAGATGGTTTCACATATTTCTGTGATTCCATGAATGATGATGCATCTCAGAAAAATTATTCTTCAACCAATTATCATAGGAGATCCTAGCTCCAATTTTTATTGAAATCTCAAAgaaacaatttaagaaaaattttccagggAGCTGCAAGAGGTGAGGTCATCATGGCTGGCATTGGAGAGGCAAATTAACGGGCCCAAGTGTCTCGTTTCCTACAAATATCCAAATCGAGCCATGCATGCACCATGAGGCAAGCATTCACTCATAATTTTAATGAAGCCTTTGGATTGGCAAATGAATATTTTTGGATTAGCTTAGTAGTTTGTGCAAGCTAATGCTACAtccaataaattaataatgttgGGTGGTAATACGTCCCCCTGCAATGCTCAAAAACCCCGATAGATGTGCATGAATAATTTAGCGAGCGGGTCTGATGGGTAGTTTTAGCGCTGGATATAGTTGCTGCGTCAGGCCTTGCTTCATTATTCGCAAACACAAgagataatcgatgaaattttCTATTCCTCTCTGCGTTTTGCGAATTGCGAGACGAGGCCTATCGAATCTAGGCTTTGCATGCTTTAAGGTTCCCCATCATGAGCTGTTTCTTTATTTCAATGGTGTCGGACACCTTCAAATTACAACTGTGTTTCAATGATTCCGAACCTCTTCCCTCTCCTAGTAGTGTCTTTAAAGGTTTGATGAGGTCACAACCATTGCTAACAAATATGGAGTATGTCTAGAtggtgtattatttgaaatattatttaaaataattaatacagtgtattttttatgatataatatattaattatttaaaataattaatatagcACGTTTGGTTACATGATATATCTGACATAAAAATGATTattcaaaatataaaaaaatgggtTAATCAGCAAACGTATTCATGGTAAGTAAAATggtatttgaaataattttgtaGCTAAACACACCTAGTCTGGTATGCTGCTGGCCCGTACTCATTCATCCAATCCTCTTTCAAATAGAGCTGCCTAAGTGTTGCCTACTTACCTACAATAAATTGCACCTTCCTAATCTAGATTTACAACCAGTTACGATCCTTTTGTTTCGGCTGTAAAATAACTCTTCTTGTTGGTTTGTTTCCAAAAGAACATGGACCATTTATATATGCACTTAACTAAGTGGAGGGAAACTAGTAGGTTTCTTGGAACTGTATCATGTTTCAATCTTGTACTCCAAATAACGACGTGCATTTCTTTAAGTTTTGATGCCGGAAATGGAGAAAAAGGTCACCGTTGAATAAGGTTATCTCTCCATATATAATTAATTGTACATGCACGATATCCCGAAAATGAAGATGTAATAACAGATAATGCATGCAAACTCTAGTAGAGACCAAGGGAATATTGTTGATCTGTCTCagtttttctctcccttttttcaaCTTAGCTGCCTTCACCTTAAAACTTAATCCATCCTTCAATTTATTTTGTGACATAAAATGCATGCTTGGAAGCAAAGTCCTTTGGAcgtcttttttgttttcttcgaaGGATTTTGGTCGTGGAGATGGTTCAATTCAAAACTTAGAGAAGTAAatttcatttcttccttctttcagAAAGAGAGcctaaaaacaaaaacaaaacaaaaggtttGACGCTGTAGCTCCCATACAGGAAGGTTCCTTCTCAAGACGACCATCCTCGGGTCGACTTGTCATCACTTGCAGAAAAACTGATATCTACCTAAAGTTTGACAAAAATGCCTTGTGCCAGTTAATAATTGAGTCATTAATTAAAATCTTCCCTTGACTATTTTCAGATAATATATTGCAgaaaggcacaaataagttacCAGCTAGTCAGCACAAATCACAATGGGTCTCAAATCTGTAAGCGATCTCGAAGCTTCACGTGCAATTAAACCAGACCGAGAGCTATCTTATAGCTTTTGAAAATTTGACAATTACATAAAGACTAGATTTCAGGGGGCCTACTTTGGTTAATTACAATTTAGTTAGTCCATAGTTATGTGAATATATTGTAGTGGTTACACGCTACTGTCTCACATAATAACCTAATTATGCATCTTCTTGCATGGCCTGAAGCAGTCTAACTGCGGCGTGTCTGAtgggtccttttttttttttttctcgtttTAATTTTCATATGAATAAAGCTGTCCTTTTGACCAAATTACAAACCGAGCTGTCTTGTTTCCTTGCTTGCATACATTAGGTAAGCAACCAATAAGTATGTATTAAGACTGCAGACTGCAGATCATTGTTGTTGTTGCACGTACTAGGCCTTGTAATTTCTGACCAGCGGGTTGCCTGCTTGCTTGCATTGCTCTGTATTTTAGTAAGAATTAAATTCTTCTTCTTACCAACCAGAAGCAAAAGATACTATGAATCTTGCTCTGGGACTTTGACTCTGTTAAGTTCCCTAGCTAGTATGGCTTGTTTTTTCTGCGATTATGATGTGTAAGTAGCTAGGTGGTGTTGTCATCAATAATTGGGAGCATCTCTATGCTGACCATTCTTGATGCCAATTGTAGATTGCAAGTAAAGGAGCCCCCTTCAGGTTTGTGAAAACATTTTGGATCtcagtaaacaggggcaaaattTACATGGCCCTTGAGAGTTGGTGGAGCATTTTGGAGCCCAAAAACTAAAATTTCATAACTTCTTATGCCAAGTTAAATTCAGGATTCCAAAATGTAAAATCAGGTTTAGTTGGAAGCTAGTCAGTTTTTTAAGAGTTCTCAACTACCCCTCTTGGTTTTTAGAAACTCCATGTGAAGAAAGTTATGGCTGAATCAGATCACAAACTTCTTGAAGGATCAAATTGTATTCCATACTCCCATTATTTAATGAAGTAATCCATTAATTTCTCCCCCAATAAACAAAGAACTCTTAACCCGAAATGTATTTGGTCAACTCGTAACATGTTCAGTCCTGCCACATTCCTACCATGCATCC contains the following coding sequences:
- the LOC113711003 gene encoding protein PHOSPHATE-INDUCED 1-like, producing the protein MASFASSLRILKLFVLISLFSSCFGSRIIGRTLGQDNQFQLLHYHKGALLSGRISVNLIWYGKFKPSQRAIIADFITSLSSSSAPPQTQPSVASWWKTTEKYYHLANSKKPSSLSLYLGKQILDENYSLGKSLTRKQIVELASKGEQRNAINVVLTAADVIVDGFCQNTCGSHGSSKGAAIQGKTYKFAYIWVGNSETQCPGYCAWPFHQPTYGPQNPPLVAPNNDVGMDGMVINLGSLMAGTATNPFGNGYFQGPAEAPLEAASACPGVYAKGAYPGYPGNLLVDRTTGASYNAHGTNGRKYVLPALYDPSTTSCSTLV